From a single Flavobacterium sp. genomic region:
- a CDS encoding YtxH domain-containing protein, translating into MENLNNKGRLVVGSLLVGALIGATVGVLFAPHKGKKTRSNIAKGLKNSANKFKDEISKDSQYLKDQAMNFEHQLEDKMNKMGTSFKDKANELLHSGSDHEMIKK; encoded by the coding sequence ATGGAAAATTTAAATAACAAAGGAAGATTAGTTGTTGGAAGTTTATTGGTTGGAGCACTAATTGGAGCTACTGTAGGTGTATTGTTTGCACCACATAAAGGTAAAAAAACAAGAAGTAATATAGCAAAAGGATTAAAAAATAGTGCTAACAAATTCAAAGATGAAATAAGTAAAGATAGCCAATATTTGAAAGATCAAGCCATGAACTTTGAACATCAATTAGAAGACAAAATGAATAAAATGGGCACTTCGTTTAAAGACAAAGCAAACGAATTACTGCATAGCGGTTCTGATCATGAAATGATTAAAAAATAA